One genomic segment of Synechocystis sp. LKSZ1 includes these proteins:
- a CDS encoding FtsQ-type POTRA domain-containing protein, translated as MTEMIVSDSLKNRRRTLHTQRRLKALRSLWRFSILSGLVGALIWIMSWPEWTIRDQSQIVLQGNQLLSDQQIYQLFPLKFPQSIWQISTRQISQSMGQSPALSQVAVSRQLFPAQLVIAVVERQPIAVATTAQGAGYLDLNGTFIPSKLYQGGKTPRALPTTLAFLGYGPQYQSFWQKNYAYLRSAPVTVHTINGTNPSNMMLSTDLGLVYLGANLSQFPQQLETLGKMKRLPGRVPLQRINYIDLTNPAQPLLQLKPPAPKSSQDPKVKKS; from the coding sequence ATGACGGAAATGATTGTGTCCGATTCTCTCAAAAATCGACGTCGAACCCTTCACACTCAGCGCCGCTTAAAGGCCCTGCGTTCATTATGGCGCTTTTCCATACTCAGTGGCTTAGTTGGGGCTCTCATCTGGATTATGAGTTGGCCAGAATGGACAATTCGTGACCAATCTCAAATTGTCCTTCAGGGGAATCAACTGTTATCCGATCAACAAATTTACCAACTATTTCCGCTCAAGTTCCCCCAATCCATCTGGCAGATTTCTACGCGGCAAATTAGCCAGTCAATGGGTCAGAGTCCGGCTTTATCGCAGGTCGCTGTCTCACGGCAACTTTTTCCCGCCCAATTAGTCATCGCCGTAGTAGAACGCCAGCCCATTGCTGTGGCAACTACCGCCCAAGGGGCAGGATATCTCGACTTGAATGGCACTTTTATTCCGTCCAAGCTTTACCAGGGCGGAAAGACCCCTCGAGCCTTACCTACAACGCTGGCCTTTTTGGGCTATGGCCCTCAATATCAAAGCTTTTGGCAGAAGAACTATGCTTATTTGCGTTCGGCCCCTGTCACCGTCCACACCATCAATGGGACGAATCCCAGTAATATGATGCTATCGACCGATCTAGGACTAGTTTATTTGGGCGCCAATCTATCCCAATTTCCTCAGCAACTAGAAACTCTAGGGAAAATGAAGCGATTACCCGGTCGCGTTCCCCTCCAACGCATTAATTACATTGATTTAACCAATCCAGCTCAACCCCTACTTCAATTGAAACCGCCAGCCCCCAAGTCATCCCAGGATCCTAAAGTCAAGAAATCCTGA
- a CDS encoding carboxymuconolactone decarboxylase family protein: MTYKNAVLDDHDLQAGLAGINPKFGDFVTRVAGEAWGLPLIDQKTKALITIAVDVVNQDQSGPGNPFGAHVDMALKQGATREEIEELLLFMCVYAGFNKSAACFGALNEFFANRLK; the protein is encoded by the coding sequence ATGACCTATAAAAATGCTGTTCTTGATGATCATGATCTTCAAGCTGGCCTAGCCGGCATCAATCCTAAGTTTGGAGATTTTGTTACTCGTGTCGCCGGAGAAGCTTGGGGATTACCTCTAATTGATCAAAAAACCAAGGCTTTAATTACGATTGCTGTTGATGTCGTGAATCAAGATCAATCAGGGCCGGGGAATCCCTTTGGGGCCCATGTTGATATGGCCCTAAAACAAGGAGCCACCCGCGAGGAAATTGAAGAGCTATTACTTTTCATGTGTGTCTATGCCGGCTTCAATAAATCCGCTGCTTGTTTTGGTGCCCTCAATGAATTTTTTGCGAACCGTCTCAAATGA
- a CDS encoding DUF6130 family protein, translating into MNTACQSPPQASSPPALVPSGVPIVSGHLAEVAPPSAIQGLAPIFDQYQPQVKILHPTPDQVLTDTTVPVEIEVRDLPLFQDPALEVGPHLHVIVDNEPYRAVYNVDQPVLLKDLTPGTHTIRVFPVRPWHESFKNDGAFAQVTFHVLTKTDDNVPDPQQPLLTYSRPKGSYGAEPILLDFYLSQAPLSLASSDAENNSWRIRVTINGESFLLDRWQSPYLTGFTEGKNWIKLEFIDAQGNLVTNHFNSTVRVIDYQPQGQDTLSRLIRGELKPAELQAISQPQTLLSSPDKDSLSSPLTLQTPELDVQELPPDKPSVEAGSIVPDATPEVPSPSNLEPDPAVEKPTEDTAANSPDLDATVAPPQEKGESPGEFALPLEESVAVPDNEPDEGGADSVLSSTKLSGN; encoded by the coding sequence GTGAATACTGCCTGTCAGTCTCCTCCTCAGGCCTCCTCCCCACCGGCCCTCGTGCCGTCAGGGGTTCCCATTGTCAGTGGCCATTTGGCAGAAGTCGCCCCCCCCTCAGCGATCCAGGGCCTAGCCCCGATTTTTGACCAATATCAGCCCCAGGTTAAAATTCTTCACCCGACCCCGGATCAGGTGCTAACGGATACCACGGTGCCGGTGGAAATCGAAGTCCGGGATCTGCCTCTATTCCAAGATCCGGCCCTGGAAGTGGGGCCCCATTTACACGTAATTGTGGATAACGAACCCTATCGGGCCGTTTACAACGTCGATCAACCCGTCCTGTTAAAAGACCTAACGCCAGGTACCCACACCATCCGTGTTTTCCCCGTTCGCCCCTGGCACGAAAGCTTCAAAAACGACGGAGCCTTTGCCCAGGTTACGTTCCATGTGCTGACTAAAACCGATGATAATGTTCCAGATCCGCAGCAACCCCTTTTGACCTACAGTCGTCCCAAGGGAAGTTATGGTGCAGAGCCAATTCTACTAGACTTTTATCTCAGTCAGGCTCCCCTTTCTCTAGCCAGCTCCGATGCCGAGAATAATAGCTGGCGGATTCGGGTCACAATTAATGGGGAAAGCTTTTTGCTAGATCGATGGCAGTCACCTTACCTGACCGGCTTCACTGAAGGTAAAAATTGGATCAAGCTAGAGTTTATCGATGCTCAGGGTAATCTCGTTACCAATCACTTTAATAGCACGGTGCGGGTCATTGACTACCAACCCCAGGGCCAAGATACACTGTCGCGCCTGATACGCGGAGAACTGAAACCCGCAGAGCTCCAGGCAATTAGTCAGCCGCAGACACTCCTTTCTTCTCCGGATAAAGACTCGCTCTCTTCTCCATTAACTCTCCAGACTCCTGAATTAGACGTCCAGGAACTCCCGCCAGACAAGCCGTCCGTTGAGGCCGGCAGTATAGTTCCAGACGCTACACCTGAAGTGCCTTCCCCAAGTAATCTTGAACCAGATCCCGCAGTGGAAAAACCTACAGAGGACACGGCTGCCAATTCACCAGATCTTGATGCTACTGTTGCACCGCCACAGGAGAAGGGAGAAAGCCCAGGGGAATTTGCTCTTCCTCTAGAAGAATCTGTTGCTGTTCCAGATAATGAACCTGACGAGGGAGGGGCTGATTCCGTGCTTTCTAGCACAAAATTGTCGGGAAATTAA
- a CDS encoding OB-fold nucleic acid binding domain-containing protein, protein MVKIVGHRSLGLRPVYDLGLGQDHNFMVAPGLIAANCFNKSHSTAYAYVTYQTAYLKANYPVEYMAALLTASSDSQDKVEKYRENCQKLGIEVEPPDINRSQRDFTPLGQSILFGLSAVRNLGEGAIDMILAAREEAGGHFQSLADFCSQVDLRVVNRRAIETLILAGAFDHLQSNRNQLLQDLELVMAWVQKRTKEKETGQMNLFDLMEAPSPQADSQANEFEQAPSAPPVPDFSLQEKLKLEKEHLGFYVSEHPLKAVQKAAKLLSPISLGEIENYRARQRVSAVAIMVAVKKIITRKGTPMAFVTLEDVSGQAEGVVFPDNYERLLPALIEDQQVMIWGKIDKREERIQLMIEDIEAIEAVRMVMINLTPQQIFNNSAQQTLKNILRSSTTDNKAKGKVPVLATVTEGIQKHIIRFGENYWVEDPHQALDSLQRAGFQASARPLVASS, encoded by the coding sequence ATGGTAAAGATTGTGGGCCATCGCTCTCTAGGACTGCGGCCAGTTTACGACCTAGGTCTAGGTCAAGATCATAATTTTATGGTGGCGCCGGGACTCATCGCCGCCAACTGTTTCAATAAATCTCACTCCACTGCCTACGCCTACGTTACCTACCAGACAGCCTACCTCAAGGCGAATTATCCGGTGGAATACATGGCGGCCCTCCTAACCGCTAGTAGTGATAGTCAAGATAAGGTTGAAAAATACCGAGAAAACTGTCAGAAGCTGGGAATTGAGGTTGAGCCACCGGATATTAATCGCTCCCAACGAGACTTTACCCCCCTAGGCCAGAGCATTCTTTTTGGCCTGTCAGCGGTGCGTAACTTAGGGGAAGGGGCTATTGATATGATCCTGGCTGCCCGAGAAGAAGCCGGAGGGCACTTTCAATCCTTGGCGGATTTTTGCTCCCAGGTTGATCTGCGGGTGGTTAACCGACGAGCTATTGAAACCCTAATCCTTGCCGGTGCCTTTGACCATCTCCAATCCAATCGCAATCAACTCCTCCAGGATCTGGAACTGGTCATGGCCTGGGTTCAAAAGCGGACAAAGGAAAAAGAAACCGGGCAAATGAACTTATTTGACCTGATGGAAGCCCCTAGTCCTCAGGCTGATAGCCAGGCTAACGAGTTTGAGCAGGCCCCCTCCGCTCCGCCAGTGCCAGATTTTTCCCTTCAGGAAAAATTAAAACTCGAAAAGGAACATCTTGGTTTTTATGTATCCGAGCATCCCCTCAAAGCTGTGCAGAAAGCAGCTAAATTACTATCGCCTATTAGTCTGGGGGAAATTGAAAACTATCGGGCCCGGCAACGGGTCAGTGCGGTAGCCATTATGGTGGCGGTGAAAAAAATTATCACAAGAAAGGGAACTCCCATGGCCTTTGTCACTCTAGAAGATGTGTCAGGGCAGGCAGAGGGGGTGGTTTTTCCTGACAACTACGAACGTCTCCTGCCGGCTTTAATTGAAGATCAACAGGTGATGATTTGGGGCAAAATTGACAAACGGGAGGAGCGCATTCAACTGATGATCGAAGATATCGAGGCCATTGAGGCAGTCAGAATGGTCATGATCAACCTCACACCCCAGCAAATTTTTAACAATAGCGCCCAGCAAACACTCAAGAATATCTTGCGCTCCTCTACAACGGATAACAAGGCGAAGGGCAAAGTCCCCGTCCTGGCAACGGTGACAGAAGGCATTCAAAAACACATTATCCGCTTTGGTGAGAACTATTGGGTTGAAGACCCCCATCAAGCCTTGGATTCTTTGCAACGGGCCGGTTTCCAGGCCAGTGCTAGGCCCTTGGTGGCTTCATCATAG
- a CDS encoding SDR family oxidoreductase: protein MGKLDGKILLIAGGAGNVGEGLVATFLKEGATVIVPSRRAEALDNLREFLGTLNSERFVGIIGNIGQLEGVEKVRDEILQRFGRLDGVLASLGGWWTGNKPLTEVSLETWNQYLDSNLTSHFLLARTFVPVLTNQKNGTYTLLGGTAAEVPLPRVSPVGITAAGQLMMVRILIEETKGTGVRINEVIVQGMVRTRVMEAHSGPEWITPAEIGEFTAWLASDEAYMVSGSILHLNQRPR from the coding sequence ATGGGTAAATTAGACGGAAAAATTTTATTGATAGCTGGAGGCGCAGGTAATGTAGGAGAAGGCCTCGTCGCCACTTTTCTTAAAGAAGGAGCGACTGTTATTGTGCCCTCTCGTCGCGCGGAAGCCCTAGATAACTTACGAGAATTTCTAGGCACTTTAAACTCTGAACGCTTTGTTGGAATTATTGGCAACATTGGCCAACTTGAAGGTGTTGAAAAAGTTCGAGATGAAATTCTTCAACGTTTTGGTCGTCTTGATGGTGTGCTAGCTTCCTTGGGAGGCTGGTGGACAGGAAATAAGCCCTTAACTGAGGTGTCCCTAGAAACCTGGAATCAATATTTAGATAGCAACTTGACATCTCATTTTTTGTTGGCCCGCACCTTTGTGCCAGTTCTAACGAATCAAAAAAATGGAACCTATACTCTCCTTGGCGGAACCGCCGCAGAAGTCCCTCTCCCCAGAGTGAGTCCGGTGGGAATTACGGCCGCCGGGCAATTGATGATGGTCCGCATCCTGATCGAAGAAACCAAGGGGACTGGGGTCAGAATTAATGAGGTCATCGTTCAGGGTATGGTGAGAACTCGGGTAATGGAAGCGCATAGTGGTCCGGAATGGATTACCCCCGCAGAAATTGGTGAATTTACGGCCTGGCTAGCTTCCGATGAAGCTTACATGGTGAGTGGCAGTATTTTGCATCTCAATCAGCGACCAAGATAA
- the ctpC gene encoding carboxyl-terminal processing protease CtpC, whose translation MVKQKRSLILGTTALVLATVAVTGVGLRLARSQAFFQDNPKELVDEVWQIVNRTYVDGTFNGEDWRAIRKNYLSKSYSTPEEAYKAIREMLGKLNDPYTRFMDPEEFQSMRIDTSGELTGVGIQLAQDQETKKLVVISPIEDTPAYKAGILAKDEIIKIDGKSTQGMEVDDAVKLIRGKPGTRVTLTVKRGGQELNYPLVRARIEIHPVRAQAENSPIGKVGYIRLNQFSAHAGEEMKVAIERLEQQQVKGYILDLRSNPGGLLYSSIDIARFWLKEGKIVSTVDRQGEVEQQSANNQQLSNKPLVILVDGGSASASEILSGALQDHKRAVLVGTKTFGKGLVQSVREVGNGSGLAVTIAKYLTPNGRDINKHGIQPDVVVELTDQQRKELQKNRDKIGTMADPQYAKAFEILRQQVAQSGGNSQLSSK comes from the coding sequence ATGGTCAAGCAAAAACGCAGTCTAATTCTCGGAACAACAGCCCTCGTACTCGCAACTGTCGCCGTAACAGGGGTGGGACTCCGTCTGGCTCGCTCCCAAGCGTTTTTCCAAGATAATCCCAAGGAGTTGGTAGATGAGGTTTGGCAGATCGTCAACCGTACCTACGTGGATGGAACCTTTAATGGCGAAGACTGGCGGGCCATTCGCAAAAATTATTTGAGTAAAAGTTACAGTACGCCAGAAGAGGCCTACAAAGCCATCCGGGAAATGCTGGGAAAGCTCAATGATCCCTATACCCGTTTTATGGATCCCGAAGAATTTCAGTCGATGCGGATTGACACCTCTGGGGAGTTGACGGGGGTGGGTATTCAATTAGCTCAAGATCAAGAAACGAAAAAACTCGTCGTCATCTCTCCCATCGAAGATACACCGGCTTACAAAGCCGGTATCCTGGCTAAAGATGAAATTATTAAAATTGATGGTAAATCGACCCAGGGAATGGAGGTTGATGATGCGGTGAAGCTAATCCGTGGTAAACCCGGTACAAGAGTCACTCTCACTGTTAAGCGTGGGGGTCAAGAACTTAACTATCCCCTGGTTCGTGCCCGCATCGAAATTCATCCCGTCAGAGCGCAAGCTGAAAACTCCCCTATTGGCAAAGTCGGTTATATTCGCCTCAATCAATTCAGCGCCCATGCTGGCGAAGAAATGAAGGTGGCTATCGAGCGTCTAGAGCAACAGCAGGTCAAGGGCTATATATTAGATTTACGTTCTAATCCTGGAGGCCTCCTCTACAGCAGTATTGACATTGCTCGCTTCTGGTTGAAAGAAGGGAAGATCGTTTCCACCGTTGACCGCCAAGGTGAAGTAGAGCAACAAAGTGCAAATAATCAGCAACTCTCGAATAAACCTCTGGTAATTCTTGTAGATGGTGGCTCGGCTAGTGCAAGCGAAATCCTCTCGGGGGCGCTTCAAGACCACAAACGAGCTGTTCTGGTTGGAACAAAAACCTTTGGTAAGGGTCTTGTTCAGTCAGTTCGAGAAGTAGGCAATGGTTCTGGCCTAGCGGTGACTATCGCTAAATACTTAACCCCCAATGGACGGGATATTAATAAGCACGGAATTCAACCGGATGTTGTTGTGGAATTAACAGATCAACAACGGAAAGAGCTACAAAAAAACCGCGATAAAATTGGTACGATGGCTGACCCCCAATACGCTAAGGCCTTTGAAATTCTTCGCCAACAGGTTGCCCAAAGCGGAGGAAACAGTCAGCTATCCAGCAAGTAA
- a CDS encoding VOC family protein, which translates to MMSQLKSLFHCNINVTNLDVSLPFYEMIGFKVIIDFRDGMSSPLLAQALGLSHAVLRGVHLSADGDPGKTRIDLVEFQDPVTEGKPYPHLYHTGINRVSIRVDNLRELYENLKSQGVQFLSEPITLPGTKDFTFVCFPDPDGTILQFVEGDLS; encoded by the coding sequence ATGATGAGCCAGCTAAAAAGTCTTTTTCACTGCAATATAAATGTCACCAACCTTGATGTTTCCTTGCCTTTTTACGAAATGATTGGCTTTAAGGTCATCATTGATTTTAGAGACGGGATGAGTAGTCCACTACTAGCTCAAGCGTTGGGATTATCTCATGCTGTGTTGAGGGGGGTACATCTCAGTGCGGATGGTGATCCCGGTAAAACCCGTATTGATCTGGTTGAATTCCAAGATCCAGTAACGGAGGGAAAACCTTACCCTCATCTTTATCACACTGGTATTAATCGAGTCTCGATTAGAGTAGATAATTTGAGAGAATTATATGAAAACCTCAAGAGCCAAGGGGTTCAATTCTTATCTGAACCAATAACTTTACCGGGTACCAAGGATTTTACCTTTGTGTGTTTTCCCGATCCTGATGGTACAATCCTCCAGTTTGTAGAGGGAGATCTATCCTAA
- a CDS encoding DUF3146 family protein, translating to MTGRHLPKTIAYLRITTLSWQEGVLGGEVQAAGYQWSFYWFFRQDSLQVTPSLGRALIYESLGRFLEHNDYQLEAGGDYEFVLRSRL from the coding sequence GTGACCGGCCGCCATCTCCCCAAAACGATTGCTTATCTCCGGATTACCACCCTCTCCTGGCAAGAGGGAGTGCTGGGTGGAGAGGTTCAGGCTGCAGGCTACCAGTGGTCTTTCTACTGGTTCTTTCGTCAAGATTCTCTCCAGGTTACCCCTTCCCTTGGGCGGGCCTTGATTTATGAATCCCTGGGGCGCTTCTTAGAACACAATGACTATCAACTAGAGGCTGGGGGCGATTATGAATTTGTACTAAGGTCTCGTCTATAG
- the ftsZ gene encoding cell division protein FtsZ, with amino-acid sequence MTLDNDWLLDDPGLNGAESDDATDSLEDLFAASGESVGLGFPDVPPAPLDNKSIEIRNTQFDVRSTQIVPSSVAKIKVIGVGGGGCNAVNRMIASGVTGIEFWSINTDSQSLVQAAAPQRLQIGQKLTRGLGAGGNPAIGQKAAEESRDEIARALENTDLVFITAGMGGGTGTGAAPIVAEVAKEMGCLTVGIVTRPFTFEGRRRANQAEEGINALQSRVDTLIVIPNNQLLSVIPAETPLQEAFRVADDILRQGVQGISDIITIPGLVNVDFADVRAIMADAGSALMGIGVGSGKSRAKEAATAAISSPLLESSIEGAKGVVFNVTGGHDLTLHEVNVAAETIYDVVDPNANIIFGAVIDERMQGEMRLTVIATGFSQETRSSKTNPETAVAHPPTSVFETTQDSLEPAKPSPASLDIPEFLQKRRLPKR; translated from the coding sequence ATGACTCTTGATAATGATTGGTTATTAGATGATCCTGGTCTCAATGGTGCGGAAAGCGATGATGCAACCGATAGCCTAGAAGACCTCTTTGCGGCCTCGGGAGAATCTGTAGGGCTTGGTTTCCCGGATGTACCACCAGCCCCATTGGATAACAAAAGTATTGAGATTCGGAATACTCAGTTTGATGTCAGGAGTACCCAGATTGTGCCCAGTAGTGTCGCAAAAATTAAGGTTATTGGTGTTGGTGGCGGTGGCTGTAATGCCGTCAATCGTATGATCGCCAGTGGGGTGACCGGCATTGAATTTTGGTCTATTAATACTGATTCCCAGTCCCTTGTCCAAGCGGCTGCCCCCCAGCGTTTGCAGATTGGACAAAAACTGACCCGAGGACTGGGGGCCGGCGGCAATCCGGCCATTGGTCAAAAAGCCGCTGAAGAATCCCGCGATGAAATTGCTCGGGCTTTGGAAAATACCGATTTGGTTTTTATTACTGCTGGCATGGGGGGAGGTACGGGTACTGGAGCGGCGCCGATTGTCGCAGAGGTAGCCAAGGAAATGGGGTGTTTAACAGTGGGAATTGTTACGCGCCCCTTTACCTTCGAAGGGCGTCGCCGGGCAAACCAAGCGGAGGAGGGGATCAATGCCCTTCAATCCCGAGTTGATACGCTCATTGTTATTCCTAATAATCAATTATTGTCCGTGATTCCGGCCGAAACGCCGCTCCAAGAAGCTTTTCGGGTTGCTGATGATATTCTGCGCCAGGGGGTACAGGGCATTTCTGACATTATCACGATCCCTGGTTTAGTCAATGTTGACTTTGCTGATGTCCGAGCTATTATGGCTGATGCTGGTTCTGCTCTGATGGGGATCGGCGTTGGATCTGGAAAATCCCGGGCCAAGGAAGCCGCCACAGCGGCAATTTCTTCCCCCTTGCTGGAATCCTCCATTGAGGGAGCGAAAGGGGTCGTCTTTAATGTAACTGGAGGCCACGACCTGACCCTCCATGAGGTCAATGTTGCCGCTGAAACCATCTACGATGTGGTTGATCCTAATGCCAATATTATTTTTGGAGCCGTCATTGATGAACGGATGCAGGGAGAAATGCGACTGACGGTTATTGCGACAGGGTTTAGTCAGGAAACCCGCTCCAGCAAAACCAATCCTGAGACCGCTGTTGCCCATCCGCCTACTTCAGTTTTCGAGACGACTCAAGACTCCCTAGAGCCGGCTAAACCGAGTCCAGCTAGTCTTGATATTCCCGAGTTTCTACAAAAACGTCGCTTGCCTAAACGCTAA
- the psaA gene encoding photosystem I core protein PsaA: MTISPPEREAKAKVTVDTNPVPTSFEKWGKPGHFDRTLARGPKTTTWIWNLHANAHDFDSQTSDLEDVSRKIFSAHFGHLAVVFVWLSGMYFHGAKFSNYEAWLADPTHIKPSAQVVWPIVGQGILNGDVGGGFHGIQITSGLFYLWRAAGFTDSYQLYCTAIGGLVMAALMLFAGWFHYHVKAPKLEWFQNVESMMNHHLAGLLGLGSLAWAGHLIHVSLPVNKLLDAGVAPKDIPLPQEYVLDAAKMAEFFPSFAQGLTPFFTLNWGVYSDFLTFKGGLNPVTGSLWLSDVAHHHVAIAVLFIIAGHMYRTNWGIGHSMKEILEAHKGPFTGEGHKGLYEILTTSWHAQLAINLALLGSLSIIVAHHMYSMPPYPYQAIDYATQLSLFTHHTWIGGFLIVGAGAHGAIFMVRDYDPAKNVNNLLDRMLRHRDAIISHLNWVCIFLGFHSFGLYIHNDTMRALGRPQDMFSDTAIQLQPIFAQWVQHIHALAPGNTAPHALATASNVFDGATVAVAGKVAISAIPLGTADFMVHHIHAFTIHVTVLILLKGVLYARSSRLIPDKANLGFRFPCDGPGRGGTCQVSGWDHVFLGLFWMYNSLSIVIFHFSWKMQSDVWGTVAPDGSVTHVTLGNFAQSAITINGWLRDFLWAQAANVINSYGSALSAYGIMFLAGHFVFAFSLMFLFSGRGYWQELIESIVWAHNKLRVAPAIQPRALSIIQGRAVGVAHYLLGGIVTTWAFFLARSLSIG; this comes from the coding sequence ATGACAATTAGTCCTCCCGAAAGAGAGGCGAAAGCCAAAGTCACGGTTGATACCAATCCTGTCCCGACCTCCTTCGAGAAATGGGGCAAGCCTGGCCATTTTGATCGGACTCTGGCTAGAGGCCCCAAAACCACTACTTGGATTTGGAACCTCCACGCCAATGCCCACGATTTTGATAGTCAGACCAGCGACCTCGAAGATGTTTCGCGCAAAATCTTCAGTGCCCACTTTGGTCACCTCGCTGTTGTCTTTGTTTGGTTAAGTGGAATGTACTTCCACGGCGCGAAGTTCTCTAACTACGAAGCCTGGTTAGCAGACCCCACTCACATTAAGCCTAGTGCTCAAGTGGTTTGGCCCATCGTGGGTCAAGGCATTTTGAATGGCGATGTGGGCGGTGGTTTCCATGGTATTCAAATTACCTCCGGTTTGTTTTATCTCTGGCGGGCCGCTGGCTTTACCGACAGCTATCAGCTCTATTGCACCGCGATTGGCGGTTTGGTAATGGCTGCCCTAATGCTGTTTGCCGGCTGGTTCCACTACCACGTCAAGGCTCCCAAGCTGGAATGGTTCCAGAATGTAGAGTCCATGATGAACCACCATTTGGCTGGTTTACTGGGCCTCGGCTCCCTGGCCTGGGCTGGTCACTTGATCCACGTTTCTTTACCCGTTAATAAACTACTAGATGCTGGTGTCGCGCCGAAGGACATCCCCTTGCCCCAGGAATACGTTCTGGATGCGGCAAAGATGGCCGAGTTCTTCCCCAGCTTCGCCCAAGGTTTAACACCATTCTTTACGCTTAACTGGGGAGTCTATTCTGATTTCCTCACCTTTAAAGGCGGTTTGAATCCAGTTACGGGTAGTCTCTGGCTCAGTGATGTGGCCCACCACCATGTGGCGATTGCCGTCCTGTTCATTATTGCTGGTCATATGTACCGCACGAACTGGGGCATCGGTCACAGCATGAAAGAGATTCTCGAAGCCCATAAAGGCCCCTTCACCGGGGAAGGCCATAAAGGTCTCTACGAGATTCTGACCACCTCTTGGCATGCCCAGCTAGCGATCAACCTGGCTCTGTTAGGGTCTTTGAGCATCATTGTGGCTCACCACATGTATTCCATGCCACCCTATCCCTACCAGGCCATCGACTACGCCACGCAGTTGTCCCTTTTCACTCACCATACTTGGATTGGCGGTTTCTTGATCGTCGGTGCGGGTGCCCACGGGGCCATTTTCATGGTGCGTGATTATGATCCCGCGAAAAACGTTAATAACTTGCTGGATCGGATGCTGCGCCACCGTGACGCTATCATTTCCCATCTCAATTGGGTTTGTATTTTCCTCGGCTTTCATAGCTTTGGTCTCTACATCCATAACGATACGATGCGGGCCCTGGGTCGTCCCCAAGACATGTTCTCGGATACGGCGATTCAACTCCAGCCCATCTTTGCCCAATGGGTACAGCACATCCATGCCCTGGCGCCTGGTAATACAGCTCCCCATGCCTTAGCAACTGCTAGCAACGTCTTTGACGGCGCAACCGTTGCAGTGGCCGGTAAAGTTGCCATCTCGGCAATTCCCCTCGGTACGGCGGATTTCATGGTTCACCACATCCATGCCTTCACCATCCACGTTACTGTGCTGATTCTCCTCAAAGGGGTACTCTACGCTCGTAGCTCCCGTTTGATTCCTGATAAAGCGAACCTCGGTTTCCGCTTCCCCTGCGATGGCCCCGGTCGTGGTGGTACCTGCCAAGTCTCTGGTTGGGATCACGTTTTCCTTGGACTGTTCTGGATGTACAACTCCCTGTCCATTGTCATCTTCCACTTCAGTTGGAAAATGCAGTCGGATGTCTGGGGAACCGTTGCTCCTGATGGTAGTGTCACCCATGTCACCCTAGGGAATTTTGCCCAAAGTGCTATCACCATTAATGGTTGGCTCCGGGACTTCCTCTGGGCTCAAGCCGCTAACGTGATTAACTCCTACGGTTCTGCCCTCTCTGCCTACGGCATCATGTTCCTGGCGGGTCACTTTGTCTTTGCCTTTAGCTTGATGTTCCTCTTCAGTGGACGGGGTTACTGGCAAGAGTTAATTGAGTCTATCGTTTGGGCTCACAATAAACTCCGGGTAGCTCCGGCGATTCAACCCCGTGCCCTAAGTATTATTCAAGGCCGTGCGGTTGGCGTAGCCCACTACCTCTTGGGTGGTATTGTCACCACCTGGGCGTTCTTCCTCGCCCGTAGTCTATCCATTGGTTAG